In Rosa chinensis cultivar Old Blush chromosome 1, RchiOBHm-V2, whole genome shotgun sequence, a genomic segment contains:
- the LOC112199840 gene encoding PI-PLC X domain-containing protein At5g67130, producing the protein MKTTRHSFLLVLVLVMALAVFSCVVIACSDGQCKLLDQYSTDGDCEAGLYCFGCPSEFSGSRCVRSTTTNQFQLLNNSLPFNKYAFLTTHNAFAIEGEPSHTGVPRVTFTNQEDTVTQQLNNGVRALMLDTYDFKGDVWLCHSFKGKCHDYIAFEPSIDTLNEIQAFLSANPGEIVTLILEDYVEAPNGLTNVFKAAGLMKYWFPVSNMPKSGQDWLLVSDMVNKNQRLLVFTSKQEKEQSEGIAYQWNYMVENQYENDGMKAGNCSNRAESSPLNDKTKSLVLVNYFGSVPIKQLSCQFNSEDLVSMLNTCYGAAGNRWANFVAVDFYNRSGGGGSFQATDTLNGELICGCNDVHACVPGSTTPCKLDYNRFVASSKIGPNMLAQRGGGAVILDYLGSSPARIYDARVRV; encoded by the exons CTCTTAGATCAGTACTCGACGGACGGAGATTGTGAGGCGGGGCTTTACTGTTTCGGTTGCCCTTCGGAGTTTTCTGGCTCCAGATGTGTGAGATCAACCACCACCAACCAATTCCAGCTTTTG AATAATTCTCTACCATTCAACAAATATGCATTTTTGACAACCCACAATGCTTTTGCTATCGAAGGAGAGCCATCTCATACCGGAGTCCCTCGTGTTACCTTCACGAATCAAGAAGATACTGTCACTCAACAACTTAACAATGGAGTTAGAGCCCTAATGCTTGATACCTATGATTTTAAAGGAGATGTCTGGTTGTGCCATTCCTTCAAAGGAAAATGCCATGACTACATTGCATTT GAGCCATCTATAGATACATTGAATGAAATCCAAGCATTTTTATCAGCAAACCCAGGAGAGATAGTGACATTGATATTAGAGGACTATGTTGAAGCTCCAAACGGATTGACAAATGTTTTCAAAGCTGCAGGATTGATGAAATACTGGTTTCCGGTATCAAACATGCCCAAAAGTGGTCAGGATTGGCTGCTGGTTAGCGATATGGTCAATAAGAACCAAAGGCTACTTGTATTCACTTCAAAACAAGAGAAGGAACAATCTGAAGGGATTGCATACCAGTGGAACTACATGGTTGAAAACCAGT ATGAAAATGATGGAATGAAAGCGGGAAACTGTTCAAACAGAGCTGAATCATCGCCTCTAAATGACAAGACTAAATCATTGGTGTTGGTTAACTATTTTGGGTCAGTTCCCATTAAGCAGCTCTCATGTCAATTCAATTCTGAGGATTTAGTTAGCATGCTTAACACTTGCTATGGTGCTGCTGGAAACCGATGGGCAAATTTTGTTGCGGTTGATTTTTACAAT AGGAGTGGAGGAGGGGGATCGTTTCAAGCTACAGACACTCTCAATGGAGAACTCATATGTGGATGTAACGATGTCCATGCATGTGTG CCAGGATCAACAACACCCTGCAAG CTAGACTACAACAGATTTGTGGCATCTAGCAAAATAGGTCCTAACATGCTTGCTCAGCGTGGAGGTGGAGCTGTGATCCTGGACTATCTGGGAAGCAGTCCGGCAAGGATCTATGATGCCCGAGTTCGGGTTTAG